One Prunus dulcis chromosome 8, ALMONDv2, whole genome shotgun sequence DNA window includes the following coding sequences:
- the LOC117637054 gene encoding E3 ubiquitin-protein ligase SP1-like — translation MEYCGAWAEVLFSFLAFTLTAKLLDSEHVPLVVGISGIVYSETPINCEFGGLRGVIVEQWAEQKFLKRNVDGDWRSGSDLMLSTCKEVPWYLDDGTGRVNVVGAQGASGFNLPASHGVFEQSRRCLKCETTDYRPGLKVLGVKRTEWVLPVGTSLSVVGEAVKDAVGTIRIPKPHDGPFYVSPKSIDELIASRRNCGRFLKYASFGLAFIGLTLIALEFNENITGRQRRFELQRSLTRAVSAVSVRPGKDNEGSGEGAVDANGTNSCVICLEQEFCFVFVPCGHMCCCTSCCLNLRKCPLCRQQIVQVVRTFRP, via the exons ATGGAATACTGTGGTGCTTGGGCGGAGGTGCTCTTTTCCTTCTTGGCTTTCACATTGACAG CAAAATTGTTGGATTCTGAGCATGTGCCCTTGGTGGTTGGAATTTCAGGGATAGTTTACTCTGAAACCCCCATAAACTGTGAGTTTGGTGGTTTACGAGGTGTAATTGTGGAGCAATGG GCAGAACAAAAGTTTTTGAAACGCAACGTGGATGGTGATTGGAGATCGGGTTCTGATTTGATGCTTTCAACGTGTAAAGAAGTCCCCTGGTATTTG GATGATGGGACTGGACGTGTGAATGTGGTGGGAGCTCAAGGTGCCTCAGGCTTTAACCTTCCGGCTTCACATGGGGTATTTGAACAGTCAAGGAGATGCCTCAAATGTGAGACAACAGATTACCGCCCAGGCCTCAAG GTACTTGGAGTCAAACGAACCGAGTGGGTGCTTCCAGTTGGTACTTCTTTGAGTGTTGTTGGCGAG GCTGTCAAAGATGCCGTTGGTACCATTCGAATTCCAAAACCCCACGATGGGCCATTTTATGTCTCTCCCAAATCCATTGATGAGCTCATTGCAAGCCGTAGGAACTGCGGAAG GTTTCTCAAATATGCATCTTTTGGTTTGGCTTTCATCGGTCTTACTTTGATTGCCTTGGAATTTAATGAAAACATCACGGGAAGACAGCGCCGCTTTGAATTGCAGAGAAGCCTGACCAG GGCAGTTTCTGCAGTTTCTGTAAGACCTGGGAAAGATAATGAAG GTTCAGGCGAAGGGGCTGTTGATGCAAATGGTACCAATTCATGTGTGATATGCCTTGAGCAggagttttgttttgtttttgtccc GTGTGGTCATATGTGCTGTTGTACAAGTTGCTGCTTGAACCTGAGGAAGTGTCCCCTTTGCCGGCAACAAATTGTGCAGGTGGTGAGGACTTTCCGCCCTTAA